The Streptomyces cynarae genome contains a region encoding:
- the folE gene encoding GTP cyclohydrolase I FolE, producing MTDPVTLNGESTIGEFDEKRAENAVRELLIAVGEDPDREGLRETPGRVARAYRELLAGLRQEPEDVLTTTFDLGHDEMVLVKDIEIVSLCEHHLLPFHGVAHVGYIPAESGKITGLSKLARLVEVFARRPQVQERLTTQIADSLMRILEARGAIVVIEAEHMCMSVRGIRKPGAKTTTSAVRGQLRDATTRAEAMSLILAR from the coding sequence ATGACCGACCCGGTGACGCTGAACGGCGAGAGCACGATCGGCGAGTTCGACGAGAAGCGTGCGGAGAACGCCGTGAGGGAGCTGCTCATCGCGGTCGGGGAGGACCCGGACCGAGAGGGGCTGCGGGAGACCCCGGGCAGGGTGGCACGGGCGTACCGGGAACTTCTGGCCGGGCTCAGGCAGGAGCCCGAGGATGTACTGACGACGACGTTCGATCTGGGCCACGACGAGATGGTCCTGGTCAAGGACATCGAGATCGTCTCCCTCTGCGAGCACCACCTGCTGCCGTTCCACGGTGTCGCCCATGTCGGCTACATCCCGGCCGAGAGCGGAAAGATCACCGGACTGTCGAAGCTGGCGCGTCTCGTCGAGGTGTTCGCTCGCCGGCCGCAGGTGCAGGAACGACTCACCACGCAGATCGCCGACTCGCTCATGCGCATACTCGAGGCCCGGGGCGCCATCGTCGTCATCGAGGCCGAGCACATGTGCATGTCCGTGCGCGGCATCCGCAAGCCGGGCGCCAAGACGACGACGTCGGCCGTGCGCGGCCAGCTGCGGGACGCCACGACGCGCGCCGAGGCGATGAGCCTGATACTGGCGCGCTGA
- a CDS encoding DUF3180 domain-containing protein gives MKELRVRTLVAVFVVAGVLSWAGARLWDAVGTLPRVPLAAPVVLALIAVVLLATALSLRARLKAQRERRQDAKGVDPLMAARAVVFGQASALVASLVAGMYGGTGVFLLGSLDLPSRRDQAIYAGFSVVAGIAVIAAALFLERVCKLPEDDDHDGNAAPVS, from the coding sequence GTGAAAGAGCTGCGCGTCAGGACGCTGGTGGCGGTGTTCGTGGTGGCCGGAGTGCTGTCCTGGGCGGGCGCCCGCCTGTGGGACGCCGTGGGCACACTGCCCCGGGTCCCACTGGCCGCGCCCGTCGTCCTCGCCCTGATCGCCGTGGTCCTGCTGGCCACGGCGCTCTCCCTGCGCGCCCGCCTCAAGGCCCAGCGGGAGCGCCGCCAGGACGCGAAGGGCGTCGACCCGCTGATGGCGGCCCGCGCGGTGGTCTTCGGCCAGGCCAGCGCCCTGGTGGCGTCCCTGGTCGCCGGCATGTACGGGGGCACGGGCGTCTTCCTCCTGGGCTCCCTGGACCTGCCCTCCCGCCGCGACCAGGCCATCTACGCGGGCTTCTCGGTCGTCGCGGGCATCGCGGTCATAGCGGCCGCCCTGTTCCTGGAGCGGGTCTGCAAGCTCCCCGAGGACGACGACCACGACGGCAACGCGGCACCCGTCTCCTGA
- the folK gene encoding 2-amino-4-hydroxy-6-hydroxymethyldihydropteridine diphosphokinase, translating into MSAFFAGGQSDPTVQPVPTSVVEKVDAADTTLQNPKRAVISIGSNLGNRLENLQGAIDALEDTPGVRVKAVSPVYETEPWGVAPGSQPAYFNAVVVVKTTLPPSSLLERAHAVEEAFHRVRDERWGARTLDVDIVAYADVVSDDPVLTLPHPRAHERAFVLAPWHDLDPEAQLPGRGPVAHLLDAVARHGITPRADLELRLPE; encoded by the coding sequence ATGAGCGCCTTCTTCGCCGGGGGTCAGAGCGACCCGACCGTCCAGCCGGTGCCCACCTCCGTCGTGGAGAAAGTGGACGCCGCCGACACCACCCTGCAGAACCCGAAACGGGCCGTGATCTCCATCGGCTCGAACCTGGGCAACCGCCTGGAGAACCTCCAGGGCGCGATAGACGCTCTGGAGGACACGCCGGGCGTCCGCGTCAAGGCGGTCTCGCCGGTGTACGAGACCGAGCCGTGGGGCGTGGCCCCCGGCAGCCAGCCGGCGTACTTCAACGCGGTGGTCGTCGTGAAGACGACCCTGCCCCCCTCCTCCCTGCTGGAGCGGGCGCACGCCGTCGAGGAGGCCTTCCACCGGGTGCGCGACGAGCGCTGGGGGGCGCGCACGTTGGACGTGGACATCGTCGCGTACGCCGACGTGGTCTCCGACGACCCGGTGCTCACGCTGCCCCACCCGCGCGCCCACGAGCGGGCCTTCGTCCTCGCGCCGTGGCACGACCTCGACCCCGAGGCCCAGCTGCCCGGCCGCGGCCCGGTGGCACACCTGCTCGACGCCGTCGCCCGCCACGGGATCACGCCCCGCGCCGACCTGGAACTCCGGCTGCCCGAGTAG
- the folB gene encoding dihydroneopterin aldolase, producing MDRVALRGLKARGHHGVFPKEREEGQTFIVDLVLGVDTRPAATDDDLTKTVHYGVVAEEVVAVVEGEPVNLIETLAERIALSCLKHAPVQEVEVCVHKPDAPITVPFDDVTVTITRSRV from the coding sequence GTGGATCGTGTCGCGCTGCGCGGCCTGAAGGCCCGCGGGCACCACGGCGTGTTCCCCAAGGAGCGCGAGGAGGGCCAGACCTTCATCGTCGATCTCGTCTTGGGCGTGGACACCCGGCCGGCCGCGACCGACGACGACCTGACGAAGACCGTGCACTACGGCGTGGTGGCCGAGGAGGTCGTCGCCGTGGTCGAGGGGGAGCCCGTGAACCTCATCGAGACGCTCGCGGAGCGCATCGCACTGTCCTGCCTGAAGCACGCCCCGGTCCAGGAGGTCGAGGTCTGCGTCCACAAGCCGGACGCCCCGATCACGGTCCCCTTCGACGACGTGACCGTCACCATCACCCGGAGCCGAGTATGA
- the folP gene encoding dihydropteroate synthase — protein MSTKSGRGRVAGLPAWDRCAVMGVVNVTPDSFSDGGRWFDTTVAVKHGLDLVSEGADLVDVGGESTRPGATRVDEAEELRRVIPVVRGLASEGVTVSVDTMRARVAEQALAAGAALVNDVSGGLADPTMIPVVAATGAPFVVMHWRGFLQGGNVKGVYEDVVTEVVDELHARVEAVLEGGIAPDRIVVDPGLGFSKDAEHDLALLARLDRLLGLGHPLLVAASRKRFLGRVLAGPEGAPPPARERDAATAAVSALAAHAGAWAVRVHEVRATADAVRVARALEDARTTGTPEGAR, from the coding sequence ATGAGCACGAAGAGTGGGCGGGGCCGCGTGGCCGGTCTTCCGGCGTGGGACCGCTGTGCGGTCATGGGGGTCGTCAACGTCACCCCCGACTCCTTCTCCGACGGCGGCCGCTGGTTCGACACCACCGTCGCCGTCAAGCACGGCCTCGACCTGGTCTCCGAGGGCGCCGACCTCGTCGACGTCGGCGGGGAGTCCACCCGCCCCGGTGCCACCCGTGTCGACGAGGCCGAGGAGCTGAGGCGGGTCATCCCCGTCGTGCGCGGTCTCGCCTCCGAGGGCGTCACGGTCTCTGTCGACACCATGCGCGCCCGTGTCGCCGAGCAGGCCCTCGCCGCCGGTGCCGCCCTCGTCAACGACGTCAGCGGCGGACTCGCCGACCCCACGATGATCCCGGTCGTCGCGGCCACGGGCGCCCCCTTCGTGGTCATGCACTGGCGCGGCTTCCTGCAGGGCGGCAACGTCAAGGGCGTCTACGAGGACGTCGTCACCGAGGTCGTGGACGAGCTGCACGCGCGCGTGGAGGCCGTCCTCGAGGGCGGCATCGCCCCGGACCGCATCGTCGTCGACCCCGGTCTCGGCTTCTCCAAGGACGCCGAGCACGACCTGGCCCTGCTCGCCCGCCTGGACCGCCTGCTCGGCCTCGGCCACCCCCTCCTGGTGGCCGCCTCCCGCAAACGGTTCCTCGGCCGCGTCCTGGCCGGCCCCGAGGGCGCACCCCCGCCCGCACGGGAACGCGACGCCGCCACGGCCGCCGTCTCCGCACTCGCCGCGCACGCCGGCGCCTGGGCCGTGCGCGTGCACGAGGTGCGCGCGACGGCGGACGCCGTACGCGTCGCCCGCGCCTTGGAGGACGCACGCACGACCGGAACCCCCGAAGGAGCCCGGTGA
- a CDS encoding nuclear transport factor 2 family protein, with translation MSTAHTDVEQVELANTAFYEAMERGDFEELSSLWLAPADLGVDEEYHDPADTGVVSCVHPGWPVLTGRGEVLRSYALIMANTDYIQFFLTDVHVSVTGDTALVTCTENILSGGPSPDGGEEPGPLVGQLVVATNVFRRTSDGWKLWSHHASPVLTETSDDEEDDSV, from the coding sequence GTGAGCACCGCCCACACGGACGTCGAACAGGTCGAACTGGCCAACACGGCCTTCTACGAGGCCATGGAGCGGGGGGACTTCGAGGAGCTGTCCTCGCTCTGGCTCGCCCCCGCCGACCTGGGCGTGGACGAGGAGTACCACGACCCGGCCGACACCGGCGTGGTCTCCTGCGTCCACCCGGGCTGGCCCGTCCTGACCGGACGCGGCGAGGTCCTGCGGTCGTACGCGCTGATCATGGCGAACACCGACTACATCCAGTTCTTCCTCACCGACGTCCATGTCTCCGTGACCGGCGACACCGCCCTCGTGACGTGCACGGAGAACATCCTCAGCGGCGGCCCGTCCCCCGACGGCGGCGAGGAGCCGGGCCCGCTCGTCGGTCAGCTCGTGGTCGCCACGAACGTGTTCCGCCGCACGTCCGACGGCTGGAAGCTCTGGTCGCACCACGCCTCCCCCGTGCTGACCGAAACCAGTGACGACGAGGAGGACGACTCCGTCTGA
- a CDS encoding phosphatidylglycerol lysyltransferase domain-containing protein produces the protein MSVRIDGEKSDEVPERSRVVRRILRGPRPEAVPTLIARACTLVGVLDIAAGVFPRFRHSRMHRMAEVLPGSFGPFAAALSLSAGVLLLLLAHGLRRRKRRAWRAAVLLLPAGAVSEYVYRHSLVGVLIAVALLVPLLRHRGEFAALPDPRSRWRALANFILMGAGSVGLGLVIVSVHSHRMVGDPSLSDRLEHVLYGLFGFEGPVDYTGNTSWTVGFSLGALGLITAITTIYLAFRPEHPAAQLTEEDEERLRALLDKHGSRDSLGHFALRRDKAVVFSPSGKAAVTYRVVSGVMLASGDPIGDVEAWPGAIERFMDEARAHSWTPAVVGCSETGGEVWTRETGLDALELGDEAVVDVKDFSLSGRAMRNVRQMVKRIERAGYETRVRRIRDLGEGELERIRRAAEDWRGTDTERGFSMALGRVGDPADGDCLIATAHKADAEAGPYGDLKAVLHFVPWGTDGASLDLMRRDRSADPGMNELLIVAALQAAPKFGIEHVSLNFAMFRSALARGEKIGAGPVLRAWRGLLVFLSRWFQIESLYKFNAKFQPRWEPRFMVYASTRDLPRIGFAVMQAEGFVNLALPRVLRRTSRAPRPCAHGVAERGVRTPSRA, from the coding sequence ATGTCTGTCAGGATAGATGGGGAAAAGTCGGATGAGGTTCCGGAGCGATCACGTGTGGTGCGGCGCATACTCCGCGGCCCGCGTCCGGAGGCCGTCCCCACGCTGATCGCCAGGGCCTGCACCCTCGTGGGAGTCCTGGACATCGCCGCGGGCGTGTTCCCGCGCTTCCGGCACAGCCGTATGCACCGCATGGCCGAGGTGCTGCCCGGCTCGTTCGGACCCTTCGCCGCGGCCCTGTCCCTGAGCGCGGGCGTCCTGCTGCTGCTCCTGGCCCACGGGCTGCGCCGGCGCAAACGCCGGGCGTGGCGCGCCGCGGTACTGCTCCTTCCGGCGGGCGCCGTGTCGGAGTACGTCTACCGCCACTCGCTCGTCGGCGTGCTCATCGCGGTGGCGCTGCTGGTGCCGCTGCTGCGCCACCGAGGCGAGTTCGCGGCCCTGCCCGACCCGCGCAGTCGCTGGCGCGCACTGGCCAACTTCATCCTCATGGGCGCCGGTTCCGTGGGTCTGGGCCTGGTCATCGTCAGCGTCCACTCGCACCGCATGGTCGGCGACCCGAGCCTGTCCGACCGCCTCGAGCACGTCCTGTACGGCCTGTTCGGCTTCGAGGGCCCGGTCGACTACACCGGCAACACCTCCTGGACGGTGGGCTTCTCGCTCGGCGCGCTCGGTCTCATCACCGCGATCACCACGATCTACCTGGCCTTCCGGCCCGAACACCCGGCCGCCCAGCTCACCGAGGAGGACGAGGAACGGCTGCGCGCCCTGCTGGACAAGCACGGGAGTCGTGACTCCCTCGGCCACTTCGCACTCCGCCGCGACAAGGCGGTCGTCTTCTCACCGAGCGGCAAGGCGGCGGTGACGTACCGCGTCGTGTCGGGCGTGATGCTGGCGAGCGGCGACCCGATCGGCGACGTGGAGGCCTGGCCGGGCGCCATCGAGCGGTTCATGGACGAGGCCAGGGCTCACTCCTGGACGCCCGCGGTCGTGGGCTGCTCGGAGACGGGCGGCGAGGTGTGGACCCGCGAGACCGGCCTGGACGCCCTCGAACTGGGTGACGAGGCGGTGGTGGACGTCAAGGATTTCTCCCTCTCCGGGCGTGCGATGCGCAACGTGCGCCAGATGGTGAAGCGCATCGAGCGCGCCGGTTACGAGACCCGGGTACGGCGCATCCGTGACCTCGGCGAGGGCGAGTTGGAGCGCATACGACGGGCGGCCGAGGACTGGCGCGGTACGGACACCGAGCGCGGTTTCTCCATGGCGCTCGGCCGTGTCGGGGACCCGGCTGACGGTGACTGCCTGATCGCGACGGCCCACAAGGCCGACGCCGAGGCGGGACCGTACGGCGACCTCAAGGCCGTCCTGCACTTCGTCCCCTGGGGCACGGACGGGGCCTCCCTGGACCTGATGCGCCGTGACCGCTCGGCCGACCCGGGCATGAACGAACTGCTGATCGTGGCCGCGCTGCAGGCCGCCCCGAAGTTCGGCATCGAGCACGTCTCGCTGAACTTCGCGATGTTCCGCTCGGCGCTGGCCCGCGGCGAGAAGATCGGTGCGGGGCCCGTGCTGCGGGCGTGGCGGGGGCTGCTGGTCTTCCTTTCCCGGTGGTTCCAGATCGAGTCCCTGTACAAGTTCAACGCCAAGTTCCAGCCTCGCTGGGAGCCGCGCTTCATGGTGTACGCCTCCACCCGCGACCTGCCGCGCATCGGCTTCGCGGTCATGCAGGCCGAGGGCTTCGTGAACCTGGCCCTCCCCCGCGTCCTGCGCCGCACGTCCCGGGCCCCGCGCCCGTGCGCGCACGGCGTGGCGGAACGCGGGGTACGGACCCCCAGCCGCGCCTGA